A window from Opitutia bacterium ISCC 52 encodes these proteins:
- a CDS encoding arylsulfatase: MNHLLSLLFGGTARTQLPYHPFNTKVGLLRPRSAVLQKLKNTLPAILLLGVLSIHAERPNVVILISDDQGYGDFGSMGNDIIETPNIDAMAKRSVLWDNFYVSPVCSPTRASLMTGRYNHRTYCMDTWLGRSMMHTDEVTIAEVLKEAGYATGVFGKWHLGDNYPMRTTDQGFEESIVHRGGGLAQPADPIENERRYTDPILIHNDREVQTQGYCTDVYFDYAIDWIKEVKKQDKPFFAYLPTNAPHGPYHDVPEDLRKYYLKKDLKSLFRAKVRDEDAEIDKLSRIAAMITNWDQNIGRLFETLKETGQYENTLVFLMTDNGPNTMRYVGDLRGMKTNIVEGGIRTPLWSHWPAKLGANQTAETTVAAHIDIFPTIVEATGAKLPAGLQIDGRSLIPQLMEPAKRMAPRTTFMQIHRGTQPQRYHNFMVRDSMWKLVHPSGFGTQTFEGEADLQLYNLEVDPGESKNLKEKYLHKFNFLKGLYDDWFDDVMSNVLENPGPPDIIIDGNHENPSVLTWQDRVADRWSEGSDGHWQLNFARDGRFDIQVDMPREHAPDADGELILSIGSDDYSMPVKKGTSSIRFPIIHVTQGSKNLKASIHYPGGRVEGGYQVRVTER, translated from the coding sequence ATGAATCACCTGCTGTCTCTTCTGTTCGGCGGCACTGCGAGGACGCAGTTGCCCTACCATCCTTTCAACACCAAGGTAGGGCTATTGCGTCCCCGCAGTGCCGTTCTCCAAAAGTTAAAGAACACCCTCCCGGCTATTCTCCTGCTCGGAGTTTTGTCGATCCACGCAGAACGCCCCAATGTCGTCATCCTGATCTCCGACGATCAAGGCTATGGCGATTTTGGCTCGATGGGAAACGACATCATTGAAACGCCCAATATCGATGCCATGGCGAAACGCTCGGTGCTGTGGGACAATTTCTACGTCAGTCCTGTTTGCTCTCCCACACGCGCCAGTCTGATGACAGGTCGTTATAATCACCGGACCTATTGCATGGATACCTGGCTGGGTCGATCCATGATGCACACGGACGAAGTCACCATCGCCGAAGTGCTCAAAGAAGCAGGATATGCCACAGGTGTATTTGGTAAGTGGCACTTGGGAGACAACTACCCGATGAGGACCACCGACCAGGGATTTGAAGAATCCATCGTTCACCGTGGGGGCGGATTAGCTCAGCCGGCGGATCCCATCGAAAACGAACGCCGTTATACCGACCCGATCCTCATTCACAACGATAGAGAAGTTCAGACCCAGGGTTACTGCACGGACGTCTATTTCGACTATGCGATCGATTGGATTAAGGAGGTCAAGAAACAGGATAAACCTTTCTTCGCCTACCTTCCCACCAATGCGCCCCATGGCCCTTACCACGATGTGCCTGAGGATTTACGGAAATACTATTTGAAGAAGGACCTGAAGAGCCTTTTCCGGGCCAAGGTTCGGGATGAAGATGCAGAGATCGACAAGCTCAGCCGTATTGCCGCCATGATCACCAACTGGGATCAGAATATCGGGCGCTTGTTCGAAACACTCAAGGAGACGGGGCAGTACGAAAACACCCTGGTTTTCCTCATGACGGATAATGGGCCCAACACCATGCGCTATGTGGGGGACTTGCGAGGCATGAAAACCAACATCGTCGAAGGTGGCATTCGTACTCCACTTTGGAGCCATTGGCCAGCTAAGCTGGGCGCCAACCAAACGGCAGAGACTACCGTAGCTGCGCACATCGATATTTTTCCGACCATTGTGGAAGCCACTGGCGCAAAACTACCAGCAGGTCTCCAGATCGACGGTCGCAGCCTAATACCACAACTCATGGAACCCGCCAAACGTATGGCACCAAGAACGACGTTCATGCAAATTCATCGCGGGACTCAACCACAGCGCTATCACAATTTCATGGTGCGAGACTCCATGTGGAAACTGGTTCATCCGAGTGGATTTGGAACGCAAACCTTTGAAGGAGAAGCTGACTTGCAACTCTACAATCTTGAGGTAGATCCAGGTGAATCGAAAAACTTGAAAGAGAAGTACCTTCACAAGTTTAATTTCCTGAAAGGCCTCTACGACGATTGGTTCGACGATGTCATGTCCAACGTATTGGAAAACCCGGGACCACCGGACATCATCATTGATGGAAACCACGAGAATCCTTCGGTTCTCACCTGGCAGGATCGGGTTGCGGATCGCTGGTCAGAAGGCAGTGACGGTCATTGGCAATTGAACTTTGCTCGCGATGGTCGTTTCGACATTCAGGTCGATATGCCTCGCGAACATGCTCCGGACGCGGATGGAGAACTTATACTATCTATCGGCAGTGATGACTACTCCATGCCAGTGAAGAAAGGTACAAGCTCAATTCGTTTCCCCATTATTCATGTAACTCAAGGTTCGAAAAACTTGAAGGCGAGCATTCACTACCCGGGCGGCCGCGTAGAAGGTGGTTACCAAGTCCGCGTTACGGAACGATGA
- a CDS encoding Gfo/Idh/MocA family oxidoreductase, translating into MIRIGIVGCGRILAAHLRGYRRLREAGFDNFRITALCARKIEDAQMYAKRGEGPPQRLAVSDAPGDPLAIDDEYVSDFQDDVEVALYDDYQEMITTGPVDAINDFTSHGMHHLVADIACQNGKHLLTQKPLAVTVAAAKKMCEDFEAHGLTLGVFENWRYRDKARNMRWLIDEDIVGTPQMFLFGNIGNWWTPDKVVAHTPWRHIKKMAGGIALDLGVHQLHLARMLLGDITSVVGTAHVIEPHRHYINADGKPETMDCDADDVFNASFTSENGAFGTLTASWAGHGEGTHFGGGPVLYGRKGRVLGDTLTLDDGTTHDIATLYNEQCNPERKEQDFPGGMSNEFGIAQLDWIRAIEESRAPQTSGREGLADLAAAFAVLESNLAGRRVTVDEVINGGVSEYQIPISEYYEIN; encoded by the coding sequence ATGATCAGAATTGGTATCGTTGGCTGCGGTCGCATCTTGGCCGCGCATTTACGTGGTTATCGGAGACTGAGAGAAGCCGGCTTCGATAACTTTCGTATTACTGCACTTTGCGCACGGAAAATAGAAGATGCTCAAATGTACGCCAAGCGAGGAGAAGGCCCACCCCAACGTCTGGCGGTGAGTGACGCGCCAGGGGATCCACTGGCCATAGACGATGAATATGTTTCCGACTTTCAAGACGATGTAGAAGTAGCCCTCTATGATGACTATCAAGAGATGATCACCACAGGACCAGTGGATGCGATCAATGACTTTACCTCCCACGGCATGCACCATCTGGTTGCCGACATCGCTTGCCAAAACGGAAAGCATCTGCTCACCCAAAAGCCTTTGGCCGTCACGGTCGCAGCTGCCAAGAAGATGTGTGAGGACTTTGAGGCCCATGGTCTCACCCTCGGCGTGTTTGAAAACTGGCGCTACCGCGACAAAGCCCGCAACATGCGTTGGCTCATCGATGAAGATATTGTCGGAACTCCACAAATGTTCCTCTTTGGAAATATTGGAAATTGGTGGACGCCGGACAAAGTGGTCGCTCACACACCCTGGCGCCACATCAAGAAAATGGCGGGGGGCATAGCCCTGGATTTAGGTGTGCACCAACTCCACCTTGCGCGAATGCTTTTGGGTGACATTACTTCCGTTGTCGGCACCGCTCATGTCATCGAGCCCCATCGTCACTATATCAATGCTGACGGAAAACCGGAAACTATGGATTGCGATGCGGATGATGTTTTCAACGCCTCATTCACAAGTGAGAACGGAGCCTTTGGAACTTTAACTGCCAGTTGGGCCGGTCACGGAGAAGGCACTCACTTTGGAGGTGGACCGGTACTTTACGGCCGCAAGGGACGTGTCCTCGGAGATACGCTCACTCTTGATGATGGTACTACCCACGACATCGCCACGCTTTATAATGAACAATGCAATCCTGAGCGAAAAGAACAGGATTTCCCCGGAGGCATGAGCAATGAGTTTGGTATCGCTCAACTCGACTGGATCCGTGCGATCGAGGAAAGCCGAGCCCCACAAACAAGTGGGCGAGAAGGTCTGGCCGATCTTGCCGCCGCCTTTGCCGTACTTGAATCAAACCTAGCGGGGCGACGTGTCACTGTAGACGAGGTTATCAATGGTGGAGTATCCGAATATCAGATACCCATATCCGAATACTACGAAATTAATTAA
- a CDS encoding MFS transporter, translating to MSQSITTKGIIPKLSALMFMEWGVKAFWMPLAGIFLVTETSMGGLGFTETQKGMIIGIPMATACFLAPFIAGQLTDRLFSTQRVIAVMLILAGIIKFSNAFQTGFAVWMTLSISFAILYVPTNALVNSMAMEHLSDPKNQFPRIRVWGTISWIAISWIFPMIWLQENLQFQWLPPFLKGDEVPMVTARMVDSLKFAGVLAVILGIYCWFVLPNTPPSKETKEKMAWMAALKLFKKRSFAVLMIMALPVSILQVFYMMNTSPFLKESGLEQSLIMPSMSLGQFSEIAVLIFLGFLLTKLGFRTVMTFGIFCYGLRYFIFGIDGLSVNVHVGVQLLHGLCFGCFYASAFIYVQRISPKEIHNTTQILFIFVMFGLAPLIAGYWLNGWLADLCGAPNGVHDLDSYVKFWRITAIVGLISAALFWIFFRDETSDEEEA from the coding sequence ATGTCTCAATCAATCACCACTAAGGGAATCATTCCAAAACTCTCCGCCTTGATGTTTATGGAATGGGGAGTCAAAGCCTTCTGGATGCCTCTGGCTGGTATCTTCCTCGTCACCGAAACTTCCATGGGTGGCCTCGGCTTCACCGAAACTCAAAAAGGAATGATCATCGGTATTCCTATGGCCACGGCTTGCTTCTTAGCGCCGTTCATCGCCGGCCAACTGACGGACCGACTGTTTTCTACTCAGCGAGTGATCGCGGTCATGCTGATCCTGGCCGGAATCATTAAATTCAGCAACGCTTTCCAGACGGGATTCGCGGTCTGGATGACCTTGTCGATTTCCTTTGCCATCCTTTACGTGCCGACGAATGCCTTAGTTAACTCCATGGCGATGGAGCATCTGAGTGATCCGAAAAACCAATTTCCCAGGATACGGGTTTGGGGAACGATCAGCTGGATCGCCATCTCTTGGATCTTCCCCATGATTTGGTTGCAGGAAAACCTGCAGTTCCAATGGCTGCCTCCCTTTCTGAAAGGAGACGAAGTTCCGATGGTCACCGCTCGGATGGTCGACAGTTTAAAGTTTGCCGGAGTTCTGGCAGTCATACTGGGGATTTATTGCTGGTTCGTTCTGCCCAACACGCCACCCAGTAAGGAAACGAAGGAGAAGATGGCCTGGATGGCCGCATTGAAACTTTTCAAGAAACGTTCTTTCGCGGTCCTGATGATCATGGCCCTGCCCGTGAGCATCCTACAGGTTTTCTATATGATGAATACCAGTCCCTTCCTCAAGGAAAGCGGATTGGAACAAAGCCTCATCATGCCGTCTATGTCGCTGGGACAATTTTCAGAGATCGCTGTCCTAATTTTCCTTGGCTTTCTCCTAACCAAGCTGGGATTCCGCACCGTCATGACCTTCGGGATCTTCTGCTACGGATTGCGTTACTTTATTTTTGGTATCGATGGGCTATCTGTAAACGTGCATGTGGGTGTGCAGTTGCTCCATGGTCTTTGCTTTGGCTGCTTCTACGCCAGCGCCTTCATTTATGTGCAACGCATCTCGCCGAAGGAGATTCACAACACGACCCAGATTCTTTTCATCTTCGTCATGTTCGGTCTGGCCCCGCTGATCGCGGGTTACTGGCTCAATGGATGGTTGGCCGACCTGTGTGGGGCACCCAACGGAGTACATGATTTGGATTCCTATGTTAAATTCTGGCGGATCACGGCCATCGTCGGATTGATTTCTGCAGCCCTATTCTGGATCTTTTTCAGAGATGAAACCTCCGACGAAGAAGAAGCTTAA
- a CDS encoding Gfo/Idh/MocA family oxidoreductase, whose product MTSPLRIGVLGLSHDHVWDNLPSLAAHDDATIVAAADPNQPLTIRAAEDYGCKTYESPTELLKNESLDAAYIFSSNAEGAELAVKAMEQKLHVLIEKPMAASLTQANQMVEAAKANEVKLMINWPFAWWPQLQKALAMAGEGAVGKLWAVKYRAAHAGPAELGCSEYFCDWLFNPELNGAGALMDYCGYGCVLSAALLGLPESVTGMVGGQVKEGLTVEDNAILAMKYPFGMSSTEASWTQIGKLTSYTTTFYGTEGTLLVEPRLGGRLFMATEQDPLGSEVPVLDPKPELQNSANQFLHIIRNDAEPWLLTHPDHARNAQEILEAGLRSVETGSHQSVPLG is encoded by the coding sequence ATGACCTCACCTCTTAGAATAGGAGTCCTCGGACTCAGTCACGATCACGTTTGGGACAACCTTCCCTCTTTAGCCGCGCATGATGATGCCACCATCGTTGCAGCAGCAGACCCAAATCAACCTTTAACAATCCGAGCAGCGGAAGACTATGGTTGTAAGACTTACGAATCGCCTACCGAGCTACTTAAGAACGAATCATTGGACGCTGCCTATATTTTCAGCAGTAACGCGGAAGGTGCAGAGCTCGCGGTAAAAGCTATGGAGCAAAAGCTCCATGTGCTCATCGAAAAACCAATGGCTGCTTCCCTGACACAAGCCAACCAGATGGTTGAAGCTGCGAAAGCAAACGAAGTAAAGCTGATGATCAATTGGCCGTTTGCCTGGTGGCCACAATTACAGAAAGCACTAGCGATGGCAGGTGAAGGCGCCGTTGGAAAACTCTGGGCGGTTAAGTACCGCGCGGCACACGCGGGGCCCGCTGAGCTGGGTTGCTCGGAATATTTCTGCGACTGGTTGTTTAATCCTGAGCTCAACGGTGCGGGTGCACTGATGGATTACTGTGGTTATGGCTGTGTCCTTTCAGCAGCGCTACTGGGTCTTCCTGAATCGGTGACAGGCATGGTTGGCGGTCAGGTCAAAGAAGGTCTGACCGTTGAAGACAATGCCATCCTGGCCATGAAGTATCCTTTTGGCATGTCGTCGACCGAAGCCTCCTGGACTCAGATTGGGAAACTCACGAGCTACACGACCACCTTTTATGGAACGGAAGGAACCTTGCTGGTAGAACCTCGATTGGGCGGCCGACTGTTTATGGCCACAGAGCAAGATCCACTTGGGAGTGAAGTGCCAGTCCTGGATCCTAAACCGGAACTGCAGAACTCAGCGAACCAATTTCTTCACATCATACGCAATGATGCAGAGCCCTGGTTGCTCACGCATCCGGACCATGCCCGAAATGCGCAAGAGATCCTGGAAGCCGGATTGCGATCGGTCGAAACGGGCAGTCACCAATCGGTGCCGTTAGGTTAA
- a CDS encoding DUF1080 domain-containing protein, producing the protein MKLPYYSLILSLTLVLTACSSKDESSADDGWVSLFNGKDLTGWETKVKGADEVWSVVDGLIDCKPKLLPRGDKALWTVDSYKDFELHVEWRLKDVKGVYNFPVVLPDGSYQLDDKGERVVNPGPGADSGIYLRGTNKAQLNIWTWPIGSGEVYGYRNNQKDPVVRAGVTPKVNADKPVGEWNTFKITMIGDRLSVTLNGQQVLDNAQLPDVPEEGPIAVQHHGGYDEEKKEWNGASSLVQFRNIRIKAL; encoded by the coding sequence ATGAAATTACCCTATTACTCTCTGATTCTGTCCCTAACTCTCGTTTTAACTGCTTGTTCCTCAAAGGATGAAAGTTCTGCAGACGACGGCTGGGTCAGTCTTTTCAATGGAAAAGACCTTACCGGCTGGGAAACCAAGGTGAAAGGCGCAGATGAAGTGTGGTCAGTTGTAGATGGACTTATTGACTGCAAGCCCAAGCTGCTACCTCGCGGGGACAAGGCACTCTGGACTGTCGATAGCTACAAAGATTTCGAGCTTCATGTGGAATGGCGCCTCAAAGACGTGAAGGGGGTTTACAATTTTCCGGTGGTTCTTCCAGACGGTAGTTACCAACTCGATGACAAAGGCGAAAGAGTAGTCAATCCAGGCCCCGGTGCGGATTCGGGCATCTACCTGCGCGGCACCAACAAAGCTCAGTTGAATATTTGGACCTGGCCGATCGGCTCAGGAGAAGTGTATGGCTATCGGAATAACCAAAAAGATCCTGTAGTTCGCGCCGGCGTAACCCCCAAGGTCAATGCGGATAAACCAGTCGGCGAATGGAACACTTTTAAAATTACTATGATCGGAGACCGGCTTTCTGTGACATTGAATGGGCAGCAGGTATTGGATAACGCCCAACTTCCTGACGTTCCCGAAGAAGGCCCCATCGCGGTTCAACACCATGGTGGTTACGATGAAGAGAAGAAAGAGTGGAATGGTGCATCCAGTTTAGTACAATTCCGCAATATTCGGATCAAGGCGCTCTAA
- a CDS encoding sulfatase yields the protein MKLKYILLTLLLFPLLGLQANHHQPNFVVIFCDDLGYGDLGAFGNPTIRTPHLDRMAQEGQKWTQFYSADPICTPSRAGLLTGRYPIRSGMTSKLRGVLFPDSSGGLPQEEVTIAEVLKQKNYATATVGKWHLGHLPQHLPMTQGFDFYYGIPYSNDMAKVKGAPNYRQGAEDPDYYPDTNDFDVPLMENEENAEWPADQNTISKRYTERGVQFIEENKDRPFFLYLAHSMPHIPLFVSEQFRGKSIRGLYGDVIEEIDWSVGQVLDTLRNLKLDTKTVVVFTSDNGPWLSFKTHGGSAGPLRAGKGTTFEGGQRVPTIFWGPGRIPHQVVNGMGSTIDLLATFASLSGTKAPEDRKMDGYDLSPALLGEGKSPREEFFYWNRGRLHAVRSGPWKLHFYQNEPVNYSRYHKLDKPELYHLEKDISEAYEVADENPDVVGYLTQKAEMHLQHTEDSLPEQVEARIPNFIYRR from the coding sequence ATGAAACTAAAATATATCCTGCTCACCCTTCTCTTATTCCCATTGCTTGGTCTCCAAGCCAACCACCACCAACCTAACTTTGTTGTCATCTTCTGCGACGATCTCGGTTATGGTGATTTGGGAGCTTTCGGAAATCCCACCATTCGCACACCGCACCTCGATCGTATGGCTCAGGAAGGTCAGAAGTGGACGCAGTTTTATTCAGCCGATCCCATTTGCACGCCGAGTCGGGCCGGCCTGCTGACTGGACGTTATCCTATCCGAAGTGGCATGACCTCAAAACTTCGTGGCGTATTGTTTCCAGATTCATCGGGAGGACTTCCTCAAGAAGAAGTGACCATCGCTGAAGTATTGAAACAGAAGAACTATGCCACAGCTACAGTTGGTAAGTGGCATCTTGGCCACCTGCCCCAACACTTACCCATGACCCAGGGGTTTGATTTCTATTACGGGATCCCCTACTCCAATGACATGGCTAAAGTGAAAGGTGCTCCTAATTATAGACAAGGGGCGGAAGATCCCGACTATTACCCCGATACCAACGACTTCGATGTGCCTCTCATGGAAAATGAGGAGAACGCCGAATGGCCCGCCGACCAGAATACCATTTCCAAACGTTACACAGAAAGAGGTGTGCAATTTATTGAGGAAAACAAAGACCGCCCGTTCTTTCTCTACCTGGCCCATTCCATGCCGCACATTCCTCTGTTTGTCTCAGAACAGTTTCGTGGAAAAAGTATACGCGGACTTTATGGGGATGTCATCGAAGAGATTGATTGGAGCGTAGGGCAAGTCCTTGATACCTTGCGTAATCTGAAACTGGATACAAAGACCGTAGTCGTTTTTACTTCAGACAACGGCCCTTGGTTATCGTTTAAAACGCATGGTGGCTCGGCCGGCCCACTCCGTGCCGGTAAAGGCACCACCTTCGAAGGAGGCCAGCGCGTGCCTACGATTTTCTGGGGACCCGGCCGTATTCCCCATCAGGTGGTGAACGGGATGGGTTCCACTATTGATCTATTAGCAACTTTCGCATCTCTGTCAGGAACCAAGGCACCTGAAGATCGAAAGATGGATGGTTACGACTTATCACCGGCTCTGCTCGGGGAAGGCAAAAGCCCAAGGGAAGAATTCTTCTACTGGAATCGCGGACGTTTACATGCGGTACGGTCCGGCCCCTGGAAACTACACTTCTACCAGAACGAACCGGTCAATTACAGTCGCTACCATAAGCTGGACAAGCCGGAGCTCTATCACTTGGAGAAAGACATTTCAGAAGCCTACGAAGTGGCTGATGAAAATCCCGACGTGGTTGGTTACCTTACTCAGAAAGCGGAAATGCACCTGCAACACACCGAGGATTCGTTACCCGAACAAGTCGAAGCTCGAATACCGAACTTTATATACCGCCGCTGA
- a CDS encoding RDD family protein, whose product MRELIAEEFVYVLAPLLITTAAIIYYREKGVVHLNPYSTCWPRVLAPWIDMVILWPFVRLLPIFIIYFFDLSAASSSMMLIVSAAIIPLYFIISHGAYGATLGKFVTKTVLVDVKTKSRTNYKQALIRDSLPILLSIGWIVWAFGFQGTENPWVSPYANYMIPLLYGAWYVLELITFPFNTKKKAVQDLLAKTVVIRYDWN is encoded by the coding sequence ATGAGAGAACTCATAGCTGAGGAATTCGTCTACGTACTGGCACCACTGCTGATTACAACAGCGGCTATTATTTATTACCGGGAAAAGGGTGTCGTTCATTTGAATCCCTATTCTACCTGCTGGCCCCGGGTACTGGCGCCCTGGATCGATATGGTGATTTTGTGGCCTTTTGTTCGCCTATTACCGATCTTTATTATCTATTTCTTTGACCTCTCAGCAGCGAGTAGTTCGATGATGCTGATCGTGTCTGCCGCCATTATTCCTTTGTATTTTATCATTTCTCATGGGGCCTATGGAGCAACTCTGGGAAAGTTCGTAACCAAGACGGTCCTTGTGGATGTGAAGACGAAAAGTCGCACCAACTACAAGCAGGCGTTAATCCGAGATAGCCTTCCTATTCTTCTTTCAATCGGATGGATCGTTTGGGCGTTTGGGTTTCAGGGAACAGAGAATCCTTGGGTGAGCCCTTATGCTAATTATATGATACCGTTATTGTATGGGGCTTGGTACGTTCTTGAATTAATCACCTTTCCTTTTAACACCAAAAAGAAAGCCGTTCAGGACCTGTTAGCTAAAACCGTAGTTATCCGCTACGATTGGAATTGA
- a CDS encoding HigA family addiction module antidote protein: MAASKRLDFVTPGEILLEEFIKPMGVTQVQVSKDARIPASRLTEIIKGRRSITAETALRLSAYFGTTPGFWLGLQTAHDLEVAQRTYGQKIRWEVNSLAVAED; this comes from the coding sequence ATGGCTGCCTCTAAGAGATTAGATTTTGTGACTCCAGGTGAAATATTGCTGGAGGAATTCATCAAACCCATGGGTGTAACTCAGGTCCAAGTGTCGAAAGATGCTCGAATACCTGCCTCGCGGTTAACAGAGATTATTAAAGGAAGGAGATCAATCACCGCGGAAACCGCGCTACGCTTGTCGGCCTATTTTGGGACAACTCCTGGATTTTGGTTGGGGCTTCAAACAGCGCACGACCTAGAAGTGGCTCAACGTACTTACGGACAAAAAATCAGATGGGAAGTGAATAGTCTCGCTGTCGCTGAGGATTGA
- a CDS encoding type II toxin-antitoxin system RelE/ParE family toxin — MIESFGDKETESVFSGIRSRKLPNDIQQRVRRKLRMIDQAHDMRDLRIPPSNHLESLRGEFKGFWSIRVNDQWRIMFRWEEGIKRDVSIIDYH, encoded by the coding sequence GTGATTGAATCCTTTGGAGACAAAGAAACCGAGAGTGTATTTAGTGGGATTCGATCTAGAAAGTTACCGAATGACATTCAGCAACGTGTTCGCAGGAAATTAAGAATGATAGACCAAGCACACGATATGCGTGACCTACGAATTCCACCATCGAATCATCTGGAATCTTTACGCGGAGAATTTAAGGGCTTCTGGAGTATTCGAGTAAATGACCAATGGAGAATTATGTTCCGTTGGGAAGAGGGGATAAAGCGCGACGTATCAATCATCGATTATCATTAA
- a CDS encoding membrane dipeptidase → MLLVDAHLDLSMNALEWNRDLRWSVDAIRKSEEGMTDKKDRGNNTVSLHAMRKGNMGLCVATQIARYVRRDNPLPGWHSPEQAWAQTQGQLAWYRAMEEAGEMGQIRNAAELDAHLKAWNEDPETTPIGYVLSLEGADSMVTLDHVERSYEQGLRAMGPAHYGPGTYAQGTDAEGGIGQVGRDLLKELERLNIILDATHLCDESFREAMDHFGGNVWASHSNCRALVPDHRQFTDEQMKELIERGAVIGAALDAWMLVPNWIKRKSTVEELHPRLEHMVDNIDRVCQLAGNSEHAAIGTDLDGGFGTEQSPEDLDTIGDVQKIFPMLEARGYKAEDMENIAWKNWVRFLKRVWA, encoded by the coding sequence ATGCTCCTAGTTGACGCCCACCTTGACCTCTCTATGAACGCTCTGGAATGGAACCGCGACCTGCGTTGGTCCGTGGACGCCATCCGGAAATCTGAGGAAGGTATGACGGATAAAAAAGACCGGGGGAATAACACGGTCTCCTTACACGCCATGCGTAAAGGAAATATGGGCCTCTGTGTTGCCACCCAAATTGCTCGTTATGTGCGCCGCGATAATCCTTTGCCCGGTTGGCATTCCCCCGAACAAGCGTGGGCTCAAACGCAAGGACAATTGGCTTGGTATCGCGCAATGGAAGAAGCAGGAGAGATGGGGCAAATACGTAATGCGGCAGAACTGGATGCGCATTTAAAAGCGTGGAATGAAGATCCAGAGACGACCCCCATAGGTTACGTGCTGAGCTTAGAAGGCGCAGACTCCATGGTAACCTTGGATCATGTTGAACGCTCCTATGAGCAAGGTTTACGAGCGATGGGCCCTGCGCACTATGGACCCGGCACCTACGCACAAGGTACTGATGCGGAGGGAGGAATCGGACAAGTAGGCCGCGATCTTTTGAAAGAATTGGAACGCCTTAACATCATCCTCGATGCTACCCATCTTTGTGATGAGAGCTTTCGTGAAGCGATGGATCATTTCGGCGGTAATGTCTGGGCCAGTCATTCCAACTGCCGTGCTCTCGTTCCGGATCACCGTCAATTTACCGATGAGCAAATGAAAGAGCTCATTGAGCGTGGTGCCGTTATCGGTGCAGCACTCGATGCCTGGATGCTGGTACCCAATTGGATCAAAAGAAAATCCACGGTCGAAGAGCTTCACCCACGACTTGAACACATGGTCGATAACATTGATCGTGTTTGCCAATTAGCTGGTAATTCAGAACACGCTGCAATCGGCACCGACCTCGACGGAGGATTCGGAACGGAACAAAGTCCTGAAGATTTGGATACAATTGGAGATGTGCAGAAGATCTTCCCCATGCTTGAAGCGCGCGGTTACAAGGCCGAAGATATGGAGAATATCGCTTGGAAGAACTGGGTGCGGTTCTTAAAGCGTGTTTGGGCCTAA
- a CDS encoding GxxExxY protein, whose protein sequence is MKEGDINYLADTIRETAFSAHKYFKNGFLEKVYENSLKNRLRKLNLKVEQQVPIPVVDEDGSVVGDYLADLIIDDKILVELKAVKSISDEHIAQVLAYLRATKINHGLLINFGAPRLQIRKFIQ, encoded by the coding sequence ATGAAAGAAGGGGACATCAATTATTTGGCAGACACGATTAGGGAAACCGCATTTTCCGCGCACAAGTATTTTAAAAATGGATTCTTAGAGAAGGTTTATGAGAACTCATTAAAGAATAGATTGAGAAAGTTGAATCTAAAGGTGGAGCAGCAAGTTCCTATTCCAGTGGTTGATGAAGATGGCTCGGTTGTTGGTGACTATCTTGCCGATTTAATCATAGATGATAAGATACTGGTTGAGTTAAAAGCTGTAAAAAGCATTTCAGATGAGCATATAGCCCAAGTTCTTGCCTATTTGCGTGCCACTAAAATTAATCACGGACTCCTCATCAACTTTGGAGCTCCGAGACTTCAAATACGCAAATTTATCCAATAG